Proteins encoded in a region of the Elizabethkingia bruuniana genome:
- a CDS encoding GLPGLI family protein, with product MKNIILYILLHLSVVLYCQKEKFDFVAAYSLTYPINKVKNDEQFLLFMNSKKNMSYFIGTNNYVLDSLKRSGKIKNDDVMGQLKYNSAFNEEVINQSGNLIVLENIIGKKYTYSEAPDIKWKILNDRKPYNDTTIRKAEGFAFGRKWTAWYAEDLTLNFFPYKFTGLPGLVYILYDDKQNYYFKLTQFKRKNREILIPDSKKISKVTKTKLNTIRYNTNVYGTAQVVSFETAKERKDWIDKAKEIYNNSPRLDLE from the coding sequence ATGAAAAATATAATTTTATATATATTACTACATCTTTCAGTTGTTTTGTATTGTCAAAAAGAAAAATTTGATTTTGTAGCTGCATACAGTCTGACATATCCTATAAACAAAGTGAAAAATGATGAACAGTTTCTCTTATTTATGAATAGTAAAAAAAATATGAGCTATTTCATCGGTACAAATAATTATGTATTGGATTCACTTAAACGGTCGGGTAAAATTAAAAATGATGACGTTATGGGACAGCTGAAATATAATTCAGCCTTTAATGAAGAAGTGATTAATCAGTCTGGAAATTTAATTGTTTTAGAGAATATAATTGGAAAGAAATATACTTATAGTGAAGCTCCTGATATAAAATGGAAAATACTAAACGACAGAAAACCATATAATGATACAACTATACGAAAGGCAGAAGGTTTTGCCTTTGGTAGAAAATGGACTGCGTGGTATGCTGAAGACCTGACATTGAACTTCTTTCCATACAAATTTACAGGACTACCGGGGCTTGTATATATTCTTTATGATGATAAACAGAATTATTATTTTAAGTTAACTCAGTTTAAAAGGAAAAATAGAGAAATATTAATACCAGATTCTAAAAAGATTAGTAAGGTTACAAAAACTAAACTAAATACCATTCGATATAACACAAATGTCTATGGGACTGCACAAGTTGTTAGCTTTGAAACGGCGAAAGAGAGAAAGGATTGGATTGATAAAGCTAAAGAGATATATAATAATTCTCCGAGATTAGATCTGGAATAA
- the ftsZ gene encoding cell division protein FtsZ, with amino-acid sequence MENISVQGFQFDLPKGNSSIIKVIGVGGGGNNALKHMYERGIHGVDFVICNTDAQTLDNNPVANKVQLGITMTEGLGAGADPEVGEKAAIESIDDIKASMGQNTKMVFITAGMGGGTGTGAAPVIAKVAKEMGILTVGIVTIPFSFEGKRRLEQAELGLEKLRNNVDSLIVINNDKLRQQFGNLGFKSGFSKADEVLTNAAKGMAEVITGYFDVNIDFRDAKSVLQNSGTALMSNGIASGENKAEDAVKKALDSPLLNDNKITGAKNVLLLIRSGNEEVTMDEIGIIMDHIQKEAGHTADIIFGVGSDEELGDSVSVLVIATGFAKEHQKYSGPTEKIVHSLSEDKSAPQIKRESPFKTSEEQVVTSGKDLFRLDDEDDAPRPEFPVNSVERSADRAQFFVEETPTEIQFLDKEDEGFGDQNWKLENDSNEFNLFSFTGEPQAKEGQAQDFQFNGELFEEEEKPVAFTFNFADDRVEVQEPANRIEETQVNEVVEAEVTQTPVEAPSEVTIENITIVEKPYEEEISIVNKAPLNENQLKIEERRNKLKEFNSRFVNTEAENAFETIPAFKRKNINIDGENASDHTINSFFSENKGQMNLRENRFLNKDVD; translated from the coding sequence ATGGAAAATATAAGTGTACAAGGATTTCAGTTTGATTTGCCAAAAGGAAATTCATCAATTATAAAAGTTATCGGTGTTGGAGGAGGTGGTAACAACGCACTGAAGCACATGTACGAGAGAGGGATTCATGGAGTAGATTTCGTCATTTGTAATACCGATGCACAGACATTAGACAATAACCCTGTTGCCAACAAAGTACAGTTGGGTATAACCATGACTGAAGGTCTTGGTGCCGGAGCAGATCCTGAGGTTGGAGAAAAGGCAGCTATTGAAAGTATCGACGATATCAAAGCCTCTATGGGACAAAATACCAAAATGGTATTTATCACTGCCGGGATGGGTGGTGGTACTGGTACGGGTGCAGCCCCAGTAATTGCTAAAGTAGCAAAAGAAATGGGCATCCTTACCGTAGGTATTGTAACTATTCCGTTTAGCTTCGAAGGGAAAAGAAGATTAGAACAGGCAGAACTTGGTCTTGAAAAGCTTCGCAATAATGTTGATTCATTAATTGTTATTAATAACGATAAGCTTCGTCAACAATTTGGTAACCTTGGTTTCAAATCAGGTTTCTCAAAAGCCGATGAGGTTTTAACTAATGCTGCAAAAGGAATGGCCGAGGTTATTACCGGTTATTTCGATGTAAACATTGACTTCCGTGATGCTAAATCTGTACTTCAGAATAGTGGTACAGCATTAATGTCTAACGGTATTGCTTCTGGTGAGAACAAAGCAGAAGATGCGGTTAAGAAGGCATTAGATTCTCCATTATTGAATGATAATAAAATTACAGGAGCAAAGAATGTTTTGCTGTTGATCAGAAGTGGAAACGAAGAAGTTACCATGGACGAAATCGGTATTATTATGGACCACATCCAGAAGGAAGCGGGTCATACAGCGGATATCATTTTCGGAGTTGGTTCTGATGAAGAATTAGGAGATTCTGTAAGCGTACTTGTTATTGCTACAGGATTTGCAAAAGAACACCAAAAATATTCAGGACCTACAGAGAAAATTGTACACAGCCTTTCCGAAGATAAATCTGCACCTCAGATAAAAAGAGAATCTCCATTCAAAACTTCCGAAGAGCAAGTTGTTACTTCCGGAAAAGATTTATTTCGTTTAGATGATGAAGATGATGCTCCAAGACCTGAATTTCCGGTTAACTCTGTAGAAAGAAGTGCAGACAGAGCACAGTTTTTTGTAGAAGAAACACCTACTGAAATTCAGTTTTTAGATAAAGAAGATGAAGGTTTTGGTGATCAGAACTGGAAACTGGAGAATGATAGTAACGAGTTCAACCTATTTTCTTTTACCGGAGAACCTCAGGCAAAAGAAGGTCAGGCTCAGGATTTCCAATTTAACGGAGAATTATTCGAAGAAGAAGAGAAACCTGTAGCTTTTACATTCAACTTTGCTGATGATAGAGTTGAGGTACAGGAACCTGCAAACAGAATAGAAGAAACACAGGTTAATGAAGTTGTAGAAGCTGAAGTTACACAAACACCAGTAGAAGCACCTTCAGAAGTAACAATAGAAAATATTACTATTGTTGAAAAACCATACGAAGAAGAAATCAGTATTGTAAACAAAGCTCCTTTAAATGAAAATCAGTTAAAGATTGAAGAGCGTCGTAATAAACTGAAAGAGTTTAACTCCAGATTCGTTAATACTGAGGCTGAAAATGCTTTTGAAACGATTCCTGCATTCAAAAGAAAGAACATTAATATTGATGGAGAAAACGCTTCCGATCATACTATTAATTCATTCTTTTCCGAGAACAAAGGACAGATGAATCTTCGTGAAAACCGTTTTTTAAATAAAGACGTAGACTAA
- the ftsA gene encoding cell division protein FtsA, producing METNEFAVGLDIGTTKIVAIVGRKNAHGKIEIMGVGRSKSLGVHKGIVNNISQTISSIQAAVSEAEKSAGVKIKNVTVGIAGKHIRSLQHSDYIMREHPDRYITEDDIEQLKNQVKKLVMLPGEEIIHVLPQEYKVDSEGEIQEPIGMHGKRLEANFHVVVGQMGSIRNIARCVKEAGLDMEALTLEPLASSEAVLTKEEKEAGVAIVDIGGGTTDVAIFKDNIIRHTCVIPYGGGIITDDIKEGCSIIENHAEKLKVKFGSAVPELEKDSTFVTIPGLHGRPDKEISLKTLAQIINARVEEILEMVNNELKGYGAYEQKKKLIAGIVLTGGGSNLRHLRQLSNYITGFDARIGYANEYVANDKNQFLKGPEFATSIGLLMESLKIRDKRAFEEPEIVEQVTETVTDKKETVTENTTEVVAQTPVAEANKSKMKPTLGQSIMEKVRKFFEEVE from the coding sequence ATGGAAACAAACGAATTTGCAGTAGGGCTCGACATTGGGACTACCAAGATTGTAGCCATTGTGGGCAGAAAAAATGCCCATGGAAAAATAGAAATAATGGGCGTAGGACGAAGTAAAAGTCTTGGCGTTCATAAGGGCATTGTTAACAATATTTCACAAACTATAAGCTCTATTCAGGCAGCTGTTTCCGAAGCTGAGAAAAGTGCGGGAGTGAAAATAAAGAATGTTACAGTAGGTATTGCCGGTAAGCACATCCGAAGCTTACAACATTCCGATTATATAATGCGAGAGCATCCGGATAGATATATTACTGAAGACGATATAGAACAACTTAAAAATCAGGTGAAAAAGCTGGTAATGCTTCCTGGTGAAGAGATTATTCACGTATTGCCTCAGGAGTACAAAGTAGATTCTGAAGGAGAGATTCAGGAACCTATAGGAATGCACGGAAAGAGGCTGGAAGCTAACTTCCATGTTGTTGTTGGACAGATGGGATCTATCCGTAATATTGCACGTTGTGTAAAAGAAGCCGGATTAGATATGGAAGCTCTTACACTAGAGCCATTAGCATCTTCCGAAGCAGTTCTTACAAAAGAAGAAAAAGAAGCAGGTGTTGCGATCGTAGATATCGGAGGTGGTACTACAGATGTAGCAATATTTAAAGATAATATTATCCGTCATACATGCGTTATTCCTTATGGCGGAGGAATTATTACAGATGATATTAAAGAAGGATGTTCTATCATCGAGAACCATGCAGAAAAACTAAAAGTAAAATTTGGTTCTGCTGTTCCCGAGTTAGAAAAAGATTCAACTTTTGTTACCATTCCTGGACTTCACGGAAGGCCAGACAAAGAAATCTCTTTAAAAACTTTGGCGCAAATTATCAATGCGAGAGTAGAAGAGATTCTGGAAATGGTAAATAATGAACTAAAAGGCTATGGTGCATACGAGCAAAAGAAAAAACTTATTGCGGGTATTGTACTTACAGGAGGCGGATCTAATCTTAGACACCTTCGTCAGCTTTCCAATTATATAACCGGATTTGATGCCAGAATCGGTTATGCAAATGAATATGTAGCGAATGATAAGAACCAGTTTTTAAAAGGTCCTGAATTTGCTACTTCTATCGGACTTCTGATGGAAAGCTTAAAAATCAGAGATAAGAGAGCTTTTGAGGAACCTGAGATTGTTGAACAGGTAACCGAAACAGTTACTGACAAGAAAGAAACAGTAACCGAAAATACGACAGAAGTTGTAGCACAAACTCCGGTAGCAGAAGCAAACAAGAGTAAAATGAAACCTACTCTGGGACAGTCTATTATGGAGAAAGTTCGAAAATTTTTCGAAGAAGTTGAATAA
- a CDS encoding BrxA/BrxB family bacilliredoxin: MYPSDLVLPMKAELTSNGFEDLTTPEAVDEAIKQQGTTLLVINSVCGCAAGAARPGVIASLLGDKKPDHLTTAFAGYDTEAVAEARKLLAPFPPSSPAVALFKDGELVHMLERHHIEGNPAGAIAANLQAAYNEYC, from the coding sequence ATGTATCCATCAGATTTAGTATTGCCTATGAAGGCAGAACTTACCAGCAACGGATTCGAAGATCTTACTACTCCTGAGGCAGTAGATGAGGCTATAAAACAACAAGGAACAACCCTGTTAGTAATTAACTCTGTATGTGGTTGTGCAGCAGGTGCAGCAAGACCAGGTGTTATAGCATCTTTATTAGGTGATAAAAAACCAGATCATCTTACAACTGCTTTTGCAGGATATGATACAGAAGCGGTAGCAGAAGCAAGAAAACTTTTGGCTCCGTTCCCACCTTCTTCTCCGGCAGTAGCATTATTTAAAGATGGTGAATTAGTACACATGCTAGAGCGTCACCACATCGAAGGTAATCCTGCAGGAGCTATAGCAGCTAACCTTCAGGCAGCATACAACGAATATTGCTAA
- a CDS encoding GH3 auxin-responsive promoter family protein gives MATKALFNSVVNWFIGRRIDQIERFIAHPYETQKGVLFSQLFLAEDTEYGLKYGFKSISSISDFQNRIPIVSYEDFEPYIEKARQGEPDIIWPGQIKRFAKSSGTTNAKSKFIPITEESLEDCHYKAGKDLIALYVNNHPESELFQHKNLRLGGSSEMYQDFNTKFGDLSAILIENLPYWVEVINTPSRKVSLMGEWESKLKAITAEVKSQDVGSLTGVPSWMMVLLLRLLKETNADNIGKLWPNLEVFFHGGISFMPYKDQYKQLMGKDINYYEIYNASEGFFGIQDRSGADDMLLMLDYGIFYEFIPMEHFGESHPKTITLEDVEIGKNYAMVLTTNGGLWRYLIGDTVKFTSTNPYRIKVSGRTKHYINTFGEELMIDNVEVALKKACDYTNAEIIDYTGAPIYMNGNESGAHEWVIEFSRKPSEIEAFARIFDDTLKKVNSDYEAKRYNNITLKHPVIHIARSNLFYDWMNSRGKLGGQNKVPRLSNNREYIEPLLDMN, from the coding sequence ATGGCAACAAAAGCGCTTTTCAATTCTGTGGTAAACTGGTTTATTGGGAGAAGAATAGACCAGATAGAGCGCTTCATTGCTCATCCTTACGAAACGCAAAAAGGAGTGCTTTTTTCTCAGCTTTTTCTGGCAGAGGATACTGAATACGGACTTAAATATGGTTTCAAAAGTATTTCCAGTATCAGCGATTTTCAAAATAGAATCCCCATTGTTAGCTACGAAGATTTTGAACCTTATATAGAAAAGGCTCGTCAGGGTGAACCAGATATTATCTGGCCCGGACAAATTAAGCGTTTTGCTAAATCCTCGGGTACTACTAATGCCAAGAGTAAGTTTATTCCAATCACAGAAGAAAGTCTTGAGGATTGCCATTATAAAGCGGGAAAAGATCTTATTGCACTTTATGTGAATAACCATCCTGAATCGGAACTCTTTCAGCATAAAAACCTTCGCTTGGGAGGAAGTTCAGAAATGTATCAGGATTTCAATACCAAGTTTGGAGATCTGTCAGCCATACTTATTGAGAATCTGCCTTATTGGGTAGAAGTCATTAATACTCCGAGCAGAAAAGTTTCATTAATGGGAGAGTGGGAGAGTAAGCTAAAAGCGATAACTGCTGAAGTTAAAAGCCAGGATGTAGGCAGCCTTACCGGAGTGCCAAGCTGGATGATGGTTTTGTTGCTAAGATTACTGAAAGAAACCAATGCAGACAATATAGGTAAACTATGGCCAAATCTTGAAGTGTTTTTCCACGGTGGTATAAGCTTTATGCCTTACAAAGATCAATATAAGCAGTTGATGGGTAAAGATATCAATTACTACGAGATTTATAATGCATCCGAAGGGTTCTTTGGTATTCAGGATAGGTCCGGAGCCGATGATATGCTTTTGATGCTGGACTATGGAATCTTCTATGAATTTATTCCAATGGAACACTTTGGAGAATCTCATCCTAAAACAATTACTCTTGAAGATGTAGAAATCGGAAAGAACTATGCAATGGTATTGACAACAAATGGTGGACTATGGCGCTACCTGATAGGTGATACCGTGAAATTTACTTCAACCAACCCATACAGAATAAAGGTGTCGGGAAGAACCAAACATTATATCAATACCTTTGGTGAGGAACTGATGATTGATAATGTAGAAGTTGCTCTTAAAAAAGCCTGTGATTATACTAATGCAGAAATTATAGATTATACAGGAGCACCAATATATATGAACGGAAACGAATCCGGTGCACATGAATGGGTGATAGAATTCTCAAGAAAACCATCCGAAATAGAAGCTTTTGCCCGCATATTTGATGATACCCTAAAGAAAGTCAATTCAGATTATGAAGCAAAACGTTATAATAATATAACACTTAAGCATCCAGTAATTCATATCGCCAGATCAAACTTGTTTTATGATTGGATGAACAGCAGAGGAAAACTCGGTGGACAAAATAAAGTACCGAGGCTAAGTAATAATCGGGAATACATCGAACCGCTTTTAGATATGAATTAA
- a CDS encoding SufE family protein, which translates to MTIQEKQRALVDDFAFLEDWEQKYEYIIDLGKELKGLSEDKKTDENLIRGCQSKVWIDAEFKDGKLFFQADSDGILPKGIVAMLTQVYSGHSTQEILDSDFKFIEEIGLQEFLSPSRANGLMAMTKQIKFYAVAFQLKS; encoded by the coding sequence ATGACAATTCAAGAAAAACAGAGGGCTTTAGTAGATGATTTTGCTTTCCTGGAGGACTGGGAGCAGAAATATGAATATATCATTGATTTGGGTAAAGAATTAAAAGGATTATCTGAGGATAAAAAGACCGACGAGAACCTTATTCGAGGGTGTCAGTCCAAAGTATGGATTGATGCTGAATTTAAGGATGGTAAATTATTCTTTCAGGCAGATTCCGATGGAATACTCCCTAAAGGTATTGTAGCAATGCTTACTCAGGTATACAGTGGCCATTCAACACAAGAAATTCTAGACTCCGATTTTAAATTTATTGAAGAAATAGGTCTTCAGGAGTTTCTTTCGCCATCTCGTGCAAACGGACTGATGGCAATGACCAAGCAAATTAAATTTTACGCAGTTGCATTTCAGTTAAAAAGTTGA
- a CDS encoding ATP-dependent Clp protease ATP-binding subunit, whose product MEYQFSKGMNQVFNNSRNEAKRLQSEFLNTEHLLLGIIKSENSSAYAILEDFNADLTQIRRKIESLNITSNNPNAMVTEKIPLTKMADQAIKRAALECRLYKSTEVNTVHLLLGILYKTEDPTTSILESYDIDYQAVSKHYKSMLKENGDLPKNQAFDDDEDKDDAFSQMKKPSGNLGTGKSKTPVLDNFGRDLTGLARDGKLDPVIGREKEIERVSQILSRRKKNNPLLIGEPGVGKSAIAEGLALRIHQKKVSRVLFNKRVITLDLASLVAGTKYRGQFEERMKAIMSELEKNRDVILFIDELHTIVGAGSSTGSLDASNMFKPALARGEIQCIGATTLDEYRQYIEKDGALERRFQKVMVEPTTIEESIQILNQIKDKYEEYHNVTYTDDAIKACVNLTARYITDRFLPDKAIDALDEAGSRVYIKNMKVPTEIIEYEKAIEEVKEQKQKAVKAQDYLEARKLKDEEERLQIELNLAQENWDKEVKEKKEVVTEENVAEVVSMMSGVPVTKVGKNELDKLSQMDAMLNGKVIGQEDAVRKVVKAIQRNRAGLKDPNRPIGTFIFLGTTGVGKTELAKVMARELFDSDEALIRIDMSEYMEKFAVSRLVGAPPGYVGYEEGGQLTEAVRRKPYAVVLLDEIEKAHPDVFNILLQILDEGHVTDSLGRKVDFRNTIIILTSNIGTRDLKDFGDGVGFGTSAKKSTSDSRARSTIENALKKAFAPEFLNRIDDIVIFNSLEKDDIKKIISLELGKLYSRLEKLDYHVELSEEATEFIAEKGWDKDFGARPLKRAIQKYIEDLLAEMLVNKQMKEGDKITLKVNEAKDALEAEKTPKKKEKEPKTS is encoded by the coding sequence ATGGAATATCAATTCTCAAAAGGGATGAACCAAGTGTTCAACAATAGCCGTAATGAGGCCAAGAGATTGCAGAGTGAATTCCTCAATACTGAACATCTATTATTGGGTATTATAAAGTCTGAAAACTCTTCCGCATACGCTATTCTTGAGGATTTCAATGCCGACTTAACACAAATAAGAAGAAAGATTGAAAGCCTTAATATAACTAGTAACAACCCGAATGCTATGGTAACGGAAAAAATTCCGTTAACTAAAATGGCAGACCAGGCTATTAAACGTGCAGCGCTTGAATGCAGATTGTATAAATCTACAGAAGTGAATACTGTACACCTGTTACTGGGTATTTTGTATAAAACCGAAGATCCGACAACCAGCATTCTGGAGTCTTACGACATCGATTATCAAGCTGTGTCCAAGCATTATAAATCTATGCTAAAGGAAAACGGCGATTTGCCTAAAAATCAGGCATTCGATGATGACGAAGACAAAGATGATGCGTTCAGTCAGATGAAGAAACCTTCCGGAAATCTGGGAACAGGTAAAAGTAAAACTCCGGTTCTTGATAACTTCGGTAGAGATCTTACCGGGCTGGCAAGAGACGGAAAACTGGATCCTGTAATCGGCCGTGAAAAGGAGATTGAGAGAGTATCTCAAATTCTTTCCAGAAGAAAGAAAAACAATCCTCTTCTAATCGGTGAACCAGGAGTAGGTAAATCTGCTATTGCTGAAGGTTTAGCACTAAGAATACACCAGAAAAAAGTATCCCGTGTATTATTTAATAAAAGAGTAATCACTCTGGATCTGGCAAGTCTTGTTGCAGGAACTAAGTACAGAGGACAGTTTGAAGAAAGAATGAAGGCTATTATGTCTGAGTTGGAAAAAAACAGAGATGTAATTCTGTTTATTGACGAACTTCATACTATTGTTGGTGCCGGAAGTTCTACAGGATCTCTGGATGCTTCAAACATGTTCAAGCCTGCTTTGGCAAGAGGCGAAATCCAATGTATTGGTGCTACAACTCTGGACGAATACCGTCAGTACATCGAGAAAGATGGTGCTTTAGAGCGTCGTTTCCAAAAAGTAATGGTAGAACCTACCACTATCGAAGAAAGTATTCAGATCCTTAATCAGATCAAAGATAAATATGAGGAGTATCACAATGTAACTTACACTGATGATGCTATCAAAGCTTGTGTTAATTTAACAGCAAGATATATTACCGACCGTTTCCTTCCGGATAAAGCAATTGATGCTTTAGACGAGGCCGGATCTCGTGTCTATATCAAAAACATGAAAGTTCCTACTGAAATCATCGAGTACGAAAAAGCGATAGAAGAGGTAAAAGAGCAAAAACAGAAAGCTGTAAAAGCACAGGACTATCTTGAAGCCCGCAAGCTTAAAGATGAGGAAGAGCGTCTGCAAATCGAACTTAACCTTGCTCAGGAAAACTGGGACAAAGAGGTAAAAGAGAAGAAAGAAGTTGTTACCGAAGAGAATGTTGCTGAAGTAGTATCTATGATGAGTGGTGTTCCGGTAACCAAAGTAGGCAAAAACGAGCTGGATAAACTTTCCCAGATGGATGCCATGCTTAACGGCAAAGTTATCGGTCAGGAAGACGCCGTTCGCAAAGTTGTAAAAGCAATTCAGAGAAACCGTGCCGGACTGAAAGATCCAAACAGACCTATAGGAACATTTATTTTCCTTGGTACAACTGGTGTTGGTAAAACAGAATTAGCCAAAGTAATGGCGCGTGAACTTTTTGATTCAGACGAAGCGCTAATCAGAATAGACATGAGTGAATACATGGAGAAATTTGCCGTGAGCCGATTAGTAGGAGCGCCTCCGGGATACGTAGGTTACGAAGAAGGCGGGCAGCTTACAGAGGCTGTACGCAGAAAGCCTTATGCTGTAGTTCTTCTGGATGAGATCGAAAAGGCTCACCCTGATGTGTTCAATATTCTTCTTCAGATTCTGGATGAAGGACATGTTACCGACAGCTTAGGCAGAAAAGTAGATTTCCGTAACACTATTATCATCTTGACATCCAATATCGGAACCAGAGATCTTAAAGATTTCGGTGATGGTGTAGGATTCGGAACTTCTGCTAAAAAGTCTACTTCAGACAGCAGAGCCAGAAGTACAATCGAAAATGCCCTTAAAAAAGCGTTTGCTCCAGAGTTCCTAAACAGAATTGATGATATTGTTATCTTCAACTCTCTTGAAAAAGATGATATTAAGAAAATCATTAGTCTGGAGTTAGGTAAATTGTACAGCAGACTGGAAAAACTTGACTACCATGTTGAGCTTTCCGAAGAAGCTACAGAATTCATTGCTGAAAAAGGCTGGGATAAAGATTTTGGTGCCCGTCCGTTGAAGCGTGCAATTCAGAAATACATAGAAGATTTGCTGGCTGAAATGCTTGTAAACAAACAGATGAAAGAAGGCGATAAAATCACTCTTAAGGTCAATGAGGCCAAAGATGCTCTGGAAGCAGAGAAGACTCCTAAAAAGAAAGAAAAAGAGCCTAAAACTTCATAA
- a CDS encoding glycosyltransferase family 9 protein — protein MKTILAYRFSAFGDVAMTVPVFREFLEQNKDVRIVMVSRKGFSGLFEGIEGIEFVGINIDDYKGILGMRKLAKELLKKYNPDFIADLHDVIRSKILYLFFKRRGFKVYKINKGKEDKEELTDVWNLNKHQLKKTTERYADVLRSMGYSVNLSHTLRPLVEDKSGIGFAPFAQHRGKMMPLEKSFELVRELAKSEHIYFFGGGASEVEVLSKWEKEIPNTTSLAGKLSLSDELNMISKLRVMISMDSANMHLASLVGTRVVSVWGATHPYAGFLGYGQKEEDVVGVKDLTCRPCSVFGDKECYRGDWACLEELKIQQIIDKIKK, from the coding sequence TTGAAAACTATTTTAGCATACCGCTTCTCTGCATTTGGAGATGTAGCGATGACTGTACCAGTTTTTCGGGAATTTCTCGAACAAAATAAGGACGTTCGTATTGTAATGGTTTCCAGAAAAGGCTTTTCGGGGCTTTTTGAAGGGATCGAAGGAATTGAATTTGTTGGAATTAATATAGACGACTATAAAGGAATTCTTGGTATGCGAAAGCTGGCCAAAGAACTTCTGAAAAAATATAATCCCGATTTTATTGCAGATCTGCATGATGTGATCAGATCTAAAATTCTTTACCTGTTCTTTAAGAGAAGAGGTTTTAAGGTTTATAAGATTAATAAAGGAAAAGAGGATAAAGAAGAGCTTACCGATGTATGGAATCTGAATAAACACCAGTTGAAGAAAACAACTGAACGATATGCAGATGTTTTGCGCTCTATGGGGTATTCTGTAAATCTTTCTCATACATTAAGACCTTTAGTTGAAGATAAATCCGGAATAGGTTTTGCACCATTTGCTCAGCATAGAGGCAAAATGATGCCTCTTGAAAAATCTTTTGAACTTGTCAGGGAGCTTGCAAAAAGTGAGCATATTTACTTTTTTGGAGGTGGAGCGTCTGAAGTGGAGGTTCTGTCCAAATGGGAGAAAGAAATACCTAATACAACGTCCTTAGCCGGTAAACTAAGCCTTTCTGACGAATTAAATATGATATCCAAACTTCGGGTAATGATATCTATGGACTCTGCTAATATGCACCTTGCGTCTCTGGTCGGGACACGAGTGGTTTCTGTATGGGGGGCAACGCATCCATATGCAGGATTTCTTGGATATGGTCAAAAAGAAGAAGATGTGGTTGGAGTGAAAGATTTGACTTGCAGACCTTGCTCTGTCTTTGGAGATAAAGAATGTTACCGCGGTGACTGGGCATGCCTGGAGGAACTGAAAATACAACAAATAATAGATAAAATAAAGAAATAA
- a CDS encoding GatB/YqeY domain-containing protein: MSLEVQVMDAMKTAMKEKDKVALDALRAIKAQIILVKTDGKGADVTPEQEIAILQRMVKQRKDSMEQFNAQNRQDLAEVEEAQTKVIEKFLPAQLSTEELEAEIKKIIAESGAEGAKDLGKVMGLASKALAGKSDGKSISEMAKKLLS; this comes from the coding sequence ATGAGCTTAGAAGTACAAGTAATGGACGCAATGAAAACAGCCATGAAAGAGAAAGACAAAGTCGCTCTGGATGCATTGCGTGCTATTAAAGCCCAAATAATATTAGTAAAAACCGACGGAAAAGGAGCAGATGTTACACCAGAGCAAGAAATTGCAATCCTACAGAGAATGGTGAAGCAGCGTAAAGACTCTATGGAGCAGTTCAATGCTCAGAACCGTCAGGACCTTGCTGAGGTAGAAGAAGCTCAGACAAAGGTTATAGAAAAATTCTTACCTGCACAGTTAAGCACAGAAGAACTGGAAGCTGAAATAAAGAAAATTATTGCAGAATCCGGAGCAGAAGGAGCAAAAGACTTAGGTAAAGTAATGGGGTTAGCCTCCAAAGCATTAGCCGGAAAATCCGATGGGAAAAGTATTTCGGAAATGGCTAAAAAACTATTGAGTTAG